The Rhodothermales bacterium sequence CCGAGCCTGGCAGGATCATTCCGGCCCACCCATCATATTACTCGCAACGAATCTATCGCGGTTATTGTCATGGCAGGTCGGCTTGTGCCCCAGAGGCTAATAGAAGCAGCTGCAGAGCGGTTCCGGATACTCTCGGAGCCCGTGCGCCTGGTGCTACTGAACCATCTCAACGCCAATGGAGAGATGAGTGTGCAGCAGCTGGTCGAAGCGACCGGCCAGCGGCAGTCCAACATCAGCAAGCATCTCGCTCAGATGGCTCACGCCGAGATGCTGGAGCGGCGGCGAGATGGGCAGCACGTTCTTTACCGGGTGATTGACCCGACGGTATCTGCCCTTTGCCTACTTGTGTGTGGCCAGCTGCAGTC is a genomic window containing:
- a CDS encoding helix-turn-helix transcriptional regulator; translation: MAGRLVPQRLIEAAAERFRILSEPVRLVLLNHLNANGEMSVQQLVEATGQRQSNISKHLAQMAHAEMLERRRDGQHVLYRVIDPTVSALCLLVCGQLQSAADESTTFVA